The following are encoded together in the Gemmatimonadaceae bacterium genome:
- a CDS encoding MoxR family ATPase, with protein sequence MNGAPARFESDEAQALIAAAQRLRTEIGKRIVGQSAVVEEILMSLAAGGHALLVGVPGLAKTLMIKSLADAMQLEFRRIQFTPDLVPSDITGTEILEESAGGARAFRFVQGPVFANIVLADEINRAPPRTQAALLEAMQEHSVTAAGQTMRLPEPFFVLATQNPIEQEGTYPLPEAQLDRFLFDIRVGYPDELEEVAILRATTGRTGDPIVPVFGAEEALALQRLVRELPCSDLVLRYAAQLVRASRPGEPHVPSLVKQYVRWGAGPRAGQALILGAKAAALLSGRASVSPADVRRVALPVLRHRILPNFAAEADGISSEPIIDALLAHIAPPSSALPG encoded by the coding sequence ATGAACGGCGCTCCGGCCCGCTTCGAGTCGGATGAGGCGCAGGCGCTGATTGCCGCGGCGCAGCGGCTGCGCACGGAAATCGGGAAACGCATCGTTGGACAGAGCGCGGTTGTCGAAGAGATCCTGATGTCTCTCGCGGCCGGTGGTCATGCCCTGCTGGTGGGTGTCCCCGGACTGGCCAAGACGTTGATGATCAAGTCGCTGGCCGATGCCATGCAGTTGGAATTCCGACGCATCCAGTTCACTCCCGATCTCGTGCCCAGCGATATCACGGGCACGGAGATTCTCGAGGAGTCGGCTGGTGGCGCGCGCGCCTTTCGGTTTGTCCAGGGGCCGGTGTTTGCCAACATCGTGCTGGCTGACGAGATCAATCGGGCGCCACCACGGACACAGGCGGCGTTGCTGGAGGCCATGCAGGAACACAGTGTGACCGCCGCGGGACAGACCATGCGTTTGCCGGAGCCGTTCTTTGTGCTGGCGACGCAGAATCCGATCGAGCAGGAAGGCACGTATCCGCTTCCGGAAGCGCAACTGGACCGATTCCTGTTCGACATTCGTGTGGGATATCCCGACGAACTCGAGGAAGTCGCCATTCTGCGCGCAACAACTGGTCGCACCGGCGATCCGATCGTGCCGGTCTTTGGCGCCGAGGAGGCGCTGGCGCTGCAGCGCCTGGTGCGCGAGTTGCCGTGCAGTGATCTGGTATTGCGGTACGCAGCGCAACTGGTGCGTGCGTCGCGCCCCGGCGAACCGCATGTGCCGTCGCTGGTGAAGCAATACGTGCGCTGGGGCGCCGGACCGCGCGCCGGGCAGGCGTTGATTCTGGGCGCCAAGGCGGCCGCCCTGCTCTCCGGACGCGCCAGTGTGTCACCGGCCGACGTCCGTCGTGTCGCGCTGCCCGTGTTGCGTCATCGCATCCTGCCCAACTTTGCCGCTGAGGCCGACGGCATATCGTCGGAACCCATCATCGACGCGCTGCTGGCGCACATCGCGCCGCCGTCCAGCGCGTTGCCCGGCTG